From Acidobacteriota bacterium:
ACAAACGCACCGTGCGCAGCGAGACGGAAAAGCGGCGTCTCGACCGGGAAGTCCAAACCAGGGAAACCGAGCTGAAGAAAAAACACGTTGAGGAGAAAAGCCGCCTGGAGCGCCGTCAGGCCGAGGAAAAGAAAACCGTTGAGAAAAAGGGAGAGGTCGAAAAGAAGACCCTGAAAAAGAAGGACGATCCCGACCGCTGAGCCGTCCGCTCTCAAATTGACGCCGGGCGACAGGTTGTGGTAAGGTGATCTCTGTGAAATTCCATGGTTTACTTGATATTCGCCCGGAAATACCGCCCTGCCTCATTCGATGATGTCGTCGGGCAGAAAGCCGTCGTCCAGACCCTCCGGAATGCCCTGAAAGGGGACCGGGTCACTCAGGCCTATCTGTTTTCCGGAATGCGGGGGGTCGGAAAGACGACCGTCGCCCGCATCCTGGCCAAGGCTTTGAATTGCGTCGACGGGCCGACGGATACGCCCTGCAACATTTGTGAATCCTGCCTGGCCGTCACAGAAGACCGTTCTCTGGACATTTTGGAAATCGACGGCGCCTCGAACAGGGGAATCGACGATATCCGGGCGCTTCGGGAAAGCTTGAAATACAAACCGATTCAGTGCCGCTATAAGGTCATCATCATCGACGAAGTCCATCAGGTTACGGACCCGGCCTTCAACGCTCTTCTCAAAACCCTGGAGGAACCGCCGCCGAATACGGTCTTCATCTTCGCGACGACGGAATTTCACAAGGTCCCGGCGACCATCGCCTCCCGCTGCCAGCATTTCGAATTCAAGAAAATCTCCCGCCGGGAAATCACGGAGCATCTGGCGGAGATCGCCTCGCGCGAAAGTTTGACGGTCAGCCCCTTGGGATTGAATCTGATCGCCGAGGCGGCCGACGGAAGCCTGCGCGACGCCCAGAGCCTTCTCGATCAGGCCGTGGCTTTCAGCGGCGAGAACATCCGGGACGACGATGTCAAGGAAATCCTCGGCGCCATGAGCCGGGATATTCTGTTTGAAACCTCGACGGCCATCCTCGAAAACAGGCCGGCCGACATCTTTCCCATCATCGAAAAGGTCACGGTCAACGGACACGACTTGAGATTTTTCCATAAGAAGCTCATGGAACATTATCGCGAGCTGCTTTTGGCCGCGACGGTGGCCCGCCCCGAAGACTTCATTCTCTTGAATGACGAAGAGCTGGAGACTCTCAAAAACCAGGCCGTCAAGTCCTCCGCCGAGGATCTTCTGCGCATTCTCCTGGCGCTCCAACAGGGGGAGACGGGCTTGCGATACGCGTCGCATCCCCGCATTTTTCTGGAGGCGCTTCTAGTCAAGCTCTGTCATTTTCAAAAACTCGTCTCGTTCCAGGAAATCCTGAAAGATATCGAAGATTTGAAATCCGAAAACCCGGCCTCCGGACCGGGCACCGCGGCAACCCCTGCGCCGCCGCGTTCGCTTGACGCCAAGGATCTGATGTCCGGAGTCCTTCTCAATCTCGGTCGAAGAAAGGCCGCCCTGGCCGCCGTCCTGGCCGAACACGTGTCCACGAGGATTCGGGAGGGCGTTTGGGAGATCTTCTTCGACGGTGCCAAGACGATTCTTCTGGATACCGTCCGCAAGGACATCCGGAATATCGAAAAAGCCGCGGCCGAGGTCGCCGGACATCCCGTGGAAATCCGGGTGCTCGAGGATGTCTCGCATCCCCCCATCACGCGCGATAAAAACGTCGCCCGGGCTCTCGAAGATCCGAAAGTCCGGACCTTTGTCGACGAATTCAAGGCTCAGGTTCTATTCGTCGAACCGGTCAAGCCATCGAAGGAACAATCATGAAGAACATGGCCGAACTCCAGAAAATGATGAAAATGGCCCAGGACATGCAGGAGAAGCTGCGCCGGGACATGGCGGAAATGTCCGTCGAGGGTTCGAGCGGCGGAGGCATGGTGACACTGACCATGAACGGCGAGAAAGCGGTTCTCTCGTTGAAGATCGATCCCGAAGTCGTGGACAGCGAGGATGTCGGCATGCTGGAAGATCTCATCACGGCCGCCTTCAGGGACGCCTCGTCCAAGGTTGACGAGCGGTTGTCGGAAAAGCTGGGCGGACTGGGCGCAGGACTCAAGATCCCGGGACTTTCCTAGAATGTTCGAATACGCCCGGCCGCTGCACGATCTGATCGAGGAGCTGCGCCGCATTCCCGGGATCGGCGCCAAAACCGCCCAGAGAATCGCTTTTCATATTTTGGGCCTGCCCCGGGAGGATTCGGAGCGTCTGGCCGAAGCCATCCGGGAGGCCAAG
This genomic window contains:
- the dnaX gene encoding DNA polymerase III subunit gamma/tau, producing MVYLIFARKYRPASFDDVVGQKAVVQTLRNALKGDRVTQAYLFSGMRGVGKTTVARILAKALNCVDGPTDTPCNICESCLAVTEDRSLDILEIDGASNRGIDDIRALRESLKYKPIQCRYKVIIIDEVHQVTDPAFNALLKTLEEPPPNTVFIFATTEFHKVPATIASRCQHFEFKKISRREITEHLAEIASRESLTVSPLGLNLIAEAADGSLRDAQSLLDQAVAFSGENIRDDDVKEILGAMSRDILFETSTAILENRPADIFPIIEKVTVNGHDLRFFHKKLMEHYRELLLAATVARPEDFILLNDEELETLKNQAVKSSAEDLLRILLALQQGETGLRYASHPRIFLEALLVKLCHFQKLVSFQEILKDIEDLKSENPASGPGTAATPAPPRSLDAKDLMSGVLLNLGRRKAALAAVLAEHVSTRIREGVWEIFFDGAKTILLDTVRKDIRNIEKAAAEVAGHPVEIRVLEDVSHPPITRDKNVARALEDPKVRTFVDEFKAQVLFVEPVKPSKEQS
- a CDS encoding YbaB/EbfC family nucleoid-associated protein, whose product is MKNMAELQKMMKMAQDMQEKLRRDMAEMSVEGSSGGGMVTLTMNGEKAVLSLKIDPEVVDSEDVGMLEDLITAAFRDASSKVDERLSEKLGGLGAGLKIPGLS